A genome region from Methylorubrum populi includes the following:
- a CDS encoding N-acetyltransferase, with the protein MNIRPERPDDIADVQAVTAAAFKDAPYSEQTEPAIITALREADALSLSLVADDDGEVIGHVAFSPVTIDGKSGKWFGLGPVSVEPNRQRRGIGKALICAGLDQLRSFGADGCVVLGDPDYYGRFGFVSGSDLTYEGVPAPYFQSLVFGGEKPNGLVAYHPGFAAR; encoded by the coding sequence ATGAACATTCGGCCTGAACGTCCCGACGATATAGCAGACGTGCAAGCAGTTACAGCGGCAGCGTTTAAAGATGCACCATATAGCGAGCAGACGGAGCCCGCTATAATTACTGCGCTGCGCGAAGCTGATGCACTGTCGTTGTCTCTCGTTGCCGATGACGATGGCGAGGTGATCGGCCACGTCGCCTTCTCGCCTGTTACTATCGACGGTAAGTCCGGCAAATGGTTCGGCCTAGGGCCGGTGTCTGTTGAGCCTAACAGGCAGAGACGTGGAATTGGCAAAGCGCTTATTTGTGCCGGGCTGGATCAGCTTCGCTCATTCGGCGCGGATGGGTGTGTCGTCCTTGGCGATCCCGATTACTATGGGCGCTTTGGCTTTGTCAGTGGTTCCGACCTGACTTACGAGGGGGTGCCAGCACCGTATTTCCAAAGCCTCGTATTTGGTGGCGAGAAGCCAAATGGGCTGGTGGCATATCATCCGGGCTTCGCCGCTAGATAG
- a CDS encoding metallothionein encodes MASVDVEMVKCACPDCVCVVSLAKAVTRDDKAFCCDECAEGHPDHAGCDHAGCTCHG; translated from the coding sequence ATGGCGAGCGTCGATGTCGAGATGGTGAAGTGCGCCTGCCCCGACTGCGTCTGCGTGGTCTCGCTCGCGAAGGCGGTGACGCGCGACGACAAGGCCTTCTGCTGCGACGAGTGCGCCGAAGGCCATCCGGACCACGCCGGCTGCGACCACGCCGGCTGCACCTGCCACGGCTGA
- a CDS encoding phosphoribosylanthranilate isomerase codes for MRTRIKVCCIASPSEASMAIEAGADALGLVARMPSGPGPIADATIAEVTAFVPPPVATFLLTSETTAEAISAHIRTTNPSTVQVVSHIDPAESEKLAALEPHVRRVQVIHVEGPEALDLIPAYEPHVHAFLLDSGRPNAAVAELGGTGRAHDWAVSAAFVQATEKPVFLAGGLSAANVADAIKQVRPYGLDLCSGVRTNGQLDPDKLAAFVLAVEQTDAE; via the coding sequence ATGAGGACGCGGATCAAGGTGTGCTGCATCGCTTCGCCAAGCGAAGCGAGCATGGCAATCGAGGCGGGCGCCGACGCGCTGGGGCTAGTGGCGCGTATGCCTTCCGGTCCCGGTCCCATCGCTGACGCCACGATCGCCGAAGTGACGGCGTTCGTTCCGCCACCTGTTGCTACCTTCTTGCTGACCTCCGAGACGACTGCCGAAGCCATCTCCGCCCATATACGCACTACCAACCCATCTACGGTTCAGGTCGTCTCGCACATCGATCCGGCGGAGTCCGAGAAGCTGGCGGCGCTGGAACCGCATGTGCGCCGTGTCCAGGTCATTCACGTCGAGGGACCGGAAGCACTCGACCTGATTCCAGCCTATGAACCGCACGTCCATGCTTTCCTGTTGGACTCGGGCAGGCCGAACGCAGCAGTCGCGGAGCTGGGCGGAACCGGCCGCGCCCACGATTGGGCGGTAAGCGCCGCCTTCGTGCAAGCGACCGAGAAACCCGTGTTTCTCGCGGGCGGTTTGTCGGCCGCGAACGTGGCCGATGCGATCAAACAGGTTCGGCCCTATGGGCTGGACCTATGTTCCGGGGTGCGGACCAACGGCCAGCTCGATCCAGACAAGCTGGCCGCGTTCGTGCTGGCAGTCGAGCAGACGGACGCAGAATAG
- a CDS encoding response regulator produces MSKGTILAVDDEPDILIALEDLFEDEYRVLTSAKPEEALEMLRADPDIAVVVSDQRMPGMTGDALLAEARSFHEAQAILLTGYADISAVIAALNRGGIIGYVAKPWDPTLLRATVRNAYDRHRLGRDLATERALLRGLLDHAEEAISFKDAKGRFVRLNARKAALVGAAVEACLGRTETEIAGTSEAREAEAADGRAIAAGEAGSTVIARGALGAERWSHVIRVPIRGGAGEVTHLATIERDVTEQKSLEARLRQSDKMQALGTLAGGIAHDFNNLLTAILGSLELVGPKIADQPRVKRLVDNATGAAQRGSALTKRLLSFSRSNDAHARPVDPNALIEGMSALFGSSLGSFVRVERNLEPDMPFALVDPDQLELAILNLCINARDAMPDGGTVTISTRRAEIHDDPDLEPGTYAVVTVADEGTGIPPEILERVCEPFFTTKAVGQGTGLGLAMVFGLAQQAGGRLRITSEVGQGTRIELSLPRADGAAEGTEIPAAPAVPAAAGPARILVVDDDAEVRHVTASFLNDFGYTETEASDGRAALALMEQGHSFDLVVADLAMPGMTGVELATAIRQRFSGVPVLLLTGHAEAVQIPDDLPVMTKPFASAELAARVSQLLETTA; encoded by the coding sequence ATGAGCAAAGGCACGATCCTGGCCGTCGATGACGAGCCGGACATCCTGATCGCTCTGGAGGATCTGTTCGAGGACGAGTACCGGGTGCTCACCTCGGCCAAGCCCGAGGAGGCGCTGGAGATGCTCCGCGCCGATCCCGACATCGCGGTGGTCGTCTCCGACCAGCGCATGCCGGGCATGACCGGTGACGCCCTGCTCGCCGAGGCCCGGAGTTTCCACGAGGCGCAGGCGATCCTGCTGACCGGCTACGCCGACATCTCGGCGGTGATCGCCGCGCTCAACCGCGGCGGCATCATCGGCTACGTCGCCAAGCCGTGGGACCCGACGCTGCTGCGCGCCACCGTGCGCAACGCCTACGATCGCCACCGCCTGGGCCGCGACCTCGCCACCGAGCGCGCCCTGCTGCGCGGCCTGCTCGACCATGCCGAGGAGGCGATCTCGTTCAAGGACGCGAAGGGGCGCTTCGTGCGCCTCAACGCCCGCAAGGCCGCCCTCGTCGGCGCCGCGGTCGAGGCCTGCCTCGGTCGTACCGAGACCGAGATCGCCGGAACGTCCGAGGCCCGCGAGGCGGAGGCCGCCGACGGCCGGGCGATCGCGGCCGGGGAGGCGGGCTCGACGGTGATCGCCCGCGGCGCGCTCGGTGCCGAGCGCTGGTCGCACGTCATCCGCGTGCCGATCCGCGGCGGCGCCGGAGAGGTCACCCACCTCGCGACGATCGAACGCGACGTCACCGAGCAGAAGAGCCTGGAGGCGCGGCTGCGCCAGTCCGACAAGATGCAGGCGCTCGGCACGCTGGCCGGCGGCATCGCCCACGATTTCAACAACCTGCTCACCGCGATCCTCGGCAGCCTCGAACTGGTCGGTCCGAAGATCGCCGACCAGCCCCGGGTCAAGCGCCTCGTCGACAACGCCACCGGCGCCGCGCAGCGCGGCTCGGCGCTGACCAAGCGGCTCCTGAGCTTCAGCCGCTCCAACGACGCCCATGCCCGTCCGGTCGATCCGAACGCCTTGATCGAGGGCATGAGCGCCCTGTTCGGGTCGAGCCTCGGCAGCTTCGTGCGGGTCGAGCGGAATCTGGAACCCGACATGCCCTTCGCGCTGGTCGATCCCGACCAGCTCGAACTGGCGATCCTCAACCTCTGCATCAACGCCCGCGACGCGATGCCGGACGGCGGCACCGTCACCATCTCGACCCGCAGGGCCGAGATCCACGACGATCCCGACCTCGAGCCCGGCACCTACGCGGTCGTCACGGTGGCCGACGAGGGCACCGGCATCCCGCCGGAGATCCTGGAGCGGGTCTGCGAGCCGTTCTTCACCACCAAGGCGGTGGGTCAGGGCACGGGGCTCGGCCTCGCCATGGTGTTCGGCCTCGCCCAGCAGGCGGGCGGACGCCTGCGCATCACCAGCGAAGTCGGACAGGGCACCCGGATCGAGCTGTCACTGCCGCGGGCCGACGGCGCCGCGGAGGGCACCGAGATTCCTGCCGCCCCGGCCGTCCCCGCAGCGGCCGGTCCGGCCCGCATCCTCGTGGTCGACGACGACGCCGAGGTCCGGCACGTCACCGCCTCCTTCCTCAACGATTTCGGCTACACCGAGACCGAAGCCTCGGACGGGCGCGCCGCGCTCGCCCTGATGGAGCAGGGCCACAGCTTCGACCTCGTGGTGGCCGACCTCGCCATGCCGGGCATGACCGGCGTGGAACTCGCCACCGCGATCCGGCAGCGCTTCTCCGGCGTGCCGGTGCTGCTGCTGACGGGCCATGCCGAGGCGGTGCAGATCCCCGACGACCTGCCGGTGATGACGAAGCCCTTCGCCTCGGCCGAACTCGCCGCGCGGGTCTCGCAGCTTCTGGAAACCACGGCCTGA
- a CDS encoding molybdopterin molybdotransferase MoeA: MAQLTDDCFAFGNGPMRIEEAVARIAERFPVVSGTETVPLGLADGRIAAEDVFAGHDLPPFANAAVDGYAVRFADLTPGAETVLPVGGRLAAGAAAGTAPPGTAIRIFTGAPMPPEADTVFMQEDVRREGDRVVLPPGLKPGANARPAGEDLGRGGLAIPAGRRLRPQDLALAAATGHARIAVRRRLRVALFSTGDELSEPGAPLRPGAIHDSNRVLLATLLTRLGVAVDDLGILRDDPAALPARLAAAARDHDLILTSGGVSIGEEDHVKAAVAAQGRLMLWRLAIKPGRPVAAGLVAGTPFIGLPGNPVAAYVTLLFVVRPLLARLGGALYQPPLPWPVKAGFAYRKKAGRREFVRVSLARTAGGGLEVQKFPRDGAGMLTSLTESDGLVELPDDATGISPGDTLAYYPHGLAW; encoded by the coding sequence ATGGCACAGCTCACCGACGATTGCTTCGCCTTCGGGAACGGGCCGATGCGGATCGAAGAGGCGGTGGCACGGATCGCCGAGCGTTTTCCCGTGGTCTCGGGGACCGAGACGGTCCCGCTCGGCCTCGCCGACGGGCGGATCGCGGCCGAGGACGTCTTCGCCGGGCACGACCTGCCGCCCTTCGCCAACGCGGCGGTCGACGGCTACGCCGTGCGCTTCGCCGACCTGACTCCCGGCGCCGAGACGGTGCTGCCGGTCGGCGGCCGGCTCGCGGCGGGCGCCGCGGCGGGGACGGCGCCGCCCGGCACGGCGATCCGCATCTTCACCGGCGCGCCGATGCCGCCGGAGGCCGATACCGTGTTCATGCAGGAGGACGTGCGCCGCGAGGGCGACCGGGTCGTCCTGCCGCCGGGGCTGAAGCCGGGCGCCAACGCCCGGCCCGCGGGTGAGGATCTCGGCCGGGGCGGCCTCGCGATCCCCGCCGGGCGGCGTCTGCGCCCACAGGATCTGGCGCTCGCCGCCGCCACCGGCCACGCGCGGATCGCCGTGCGCCGCCGCCTCAGGGTCGCGCTGTTCTCCACCGGCGACGAGTTGAGCGAGCCCGGCGCCCCCCTGCGGCCGGGCGCGATCCACGATTCGAACCGGGTGCTGCTCGCGACCCTGCTGACACGGCTCGGCGTCGCCGTGGACGACCTCGGCATCCTGCGCGACGACCCCGCCGCCCTGCCGGCTCGCCTCGCGGCGGCCGCGCGGGATCACGACCTGATTCTCACCTCCGGCGGCGTCTCGATCGGCGAGGAGGATCACGTCAAGGCGGCCGTCGCGGCGCAGGGCCGGCTGATGCTCTGGCGCCTCGCGATCAAGCCCGGCCGCCCGGTGGCGGCGGGGCTCGTCGCCGGCACGCCGTTCATCGGCCTGCCGGGCAACCCGGTCGCGGCCTACGTCACCCTGCTCTTCGTGGTGCGCCCGCTGCTCGCCCGCCTCGGCGGCGCGCTCTACCAACCGCCGCTGCCCTGGCCGGTGAAGGCGGGATTCGCCTACCGCAAGAAGGCGGGCCGCCGCGAATTCGTCCGCGTCAGCCTCGCCCGAACGGCCGGGGGCGGCCTCGAAGTCCAAAAATTCCCCCGCGACGGCGCAGGCATGCTGACCTCGCTCACCGAGAGCGACGGCCTCGTGGAATTGCCCGACGACGCCACCGGCATCAGTCCCGGCGACACGCTCGCCTACTATCCGCACGGGCTGGCGTGGTAG
- a CDS encoding DUF4160 domain-containing protein encodes MVVVHRAHGFRFVIYTLDHEPAHVHITGAGQAKVNLLGAEGRPEEVYSIGIKRSDMRRLMNQVAEHQAHFLAEWEKIHGSQD; translated from the coding sequence ATGGTTGTCGTTCACCGCGCCCACGGCTTCCGGTTCGTGATCTACACGCTCGATCACGAACCCGCCCATGTCCACATCACCGGAGCGGGACAGGCCAAGGTCAATCTCCTTGGCGCGGAAGGCAGGCCGGAAGAGGTCTATAGCATCGGCATCAAGCGCTCCGACATGCGTCGGCTGATGAACCAGGTGGCGGAGCATCAGGCGCATTTCCTCGCCGAGTGGGAGAAGATTCATGGCTCACAAGACTGA
- a CDS encoding DUF2442 domain-containing protein has protein sequence MAHKTDPQQEARFDAAEARGRELMETAMRAAEARYDRATGRVVIDLTNGCAYAFPAQLVQDLNGATDDQLAGVEVDGLGFNLHWPALDADLYVPALVSGVFGTRAWMTRELARRAGQATSPAKAAAARANGAKGGRPRKVAQA, from the coding sequence ATGGCTCACAAGACTGACCCGCAGCAGGAAGCCCGGTTCGACGCGGCGGAAGCACGCGGACGCGAGTTGATGGAGACGGCGATGCGGGCGGCGGAAGCCCGCTACGATCGTGCGACCGGCCGGGTGGTGATCGACCTCACCAACGGCTGCGCCTATGCCTTCCCGGCCCAGCTCGTGCAGGACCTCAACGGCGCAACCGACGATCAGCTCGCCGGCGTCGAGGTTGATGGCCTCGGCTTCAACCTTCATTGGCCGGCGCTGGATGCCGACCTCTACGTGCCGGCACTGGTGTCCGGCGTATTCGGCACCCGCGCCTGGATGACGCGGGAGCTGGCGCGCCGTGCCGGTCAGGCGACCTCGCCGGCAAAGGCCGCAGCGGCGCGTGCAAACGGCGCGAAGGGCGGTCGCCCCCGCAAGGTCGCGCAGGCCTGA